The Paramixta manurensis region GCATAACAGAGAATGCCGTCATAAAAGGCATTCCACCAGGCGTGGCCCCAGCGATCTTTCGCCAGGCCATACATGGCGCGGACATTGATCGGCGCGAGATTTTTTATCAATGGCGTGTAGTAGGGGCTGACCAGGCAGGAGAGTGAGACTGGCTGATAGTGTAACGTTGAAAGGCGTAAGATCGGTAAGTCAGGCCGCGCGAGTTTTTTCAGAAAACTCACCATCTCGCTGACGAAAGCGGGCTGAATCACATCGCTAATCACTAACGCGCAGGGAATGCCTCGTTCCTGTAAGGCCGCGATAATGTTCTTATACACCTCGTAATGAAACGAAGTTTCCAGATAAAACCCAACCGGATGCGCGCAATTCGCCATCTGCTTGCCCATTAACGTGAATAGAGATAGTCATGGGTCTCGCGCGCGTCGCCCAACACCGATTGCATCACCTCCTGCTGCATAGTGAGCAGTAAGCCATTACGTTCGTTAAGCGTTTGGCACGTTTGGGCCGCCTGCTTTAAGGACTGCCACCGTTGACCGATGGTCGCAGCCAGGGTTTGCGGCAAGCGAGAGATCAAAAAGCGCATTCCCTGGGCGTCGCCCGGCAAATTTAACGCCCGCAGCGCGGCCGCGCGCTGACGAGAAGAGGCGCTAAGTTGGGCGTAATACGCCATTAATTGCTGGTTAATCTGTTCGGTTTCTTGCGCCCGACAGGCGATCATCGCGGTACGTTGTTTAGCAAGCAACTGGCTCAATTGATGATAACTTTCGCTATCTTGCGTAATACCGGCGAGTAAATTTTTTACCAGCTGATGTTTATCCTGCGGCGCCAGCGCGCCAGATTCCACGTTCATTATTTTCCTGTTTATTGTGACTAACCGTCAGCGCGCAAAAAATTCCCGCATCGCGTGGGACAATTGCTCGCAATCCACCGGATAATTGCCTTCACGGATGGCGGTTTTCAGCGCATTCACTTTATCGTTGTCGACTTCCGACAGCGTTTTCAGTTCGGCTTTCGCGTCATTTAGCATCATGCTGCTCTGTGTTTCCGGCTCGTTACGGGAGATGGGCGTGGTCGCACGAGTTGAGGACGCGATGCCCGGGTTCTCCTGAGATGTAGACAGAGAGAGGCGGGAAGCCGTAACTGGAGACGCATCAATTTTCATCATAACCTCGGCGTGCTAAGAACATTTTTCGACAATCATTGCCGGTTATCGAAACTAAGCGACACCGTGATGCGGAAACTTAAATTCCGCATTACGATTGTCCAGGCGCGTACAGCATACGCACCACGCCAGCCTGATCGACCACCGCGCTGACCACGATTTTGCTACTCAGGTTGCGGACTTTAATCATATCGCCTTTACGCCCTTTTTTTAGCGCTTCGCCCATCATCCTTGCTTCTACGCCATCTTGCTCGGCAATCATCAACACTTTCTGACCGCGATCGACCAACAGCGGGCTATCTAGCTGCGAAGGCGCGATGACCTGCATATCCCGGATGCGTTTTTTGACCGTCAGGCCGATGGCCTCATCGGGATCGATAAGGTAACCGCCGCGGCTACTGGTGATATTGCGTTTTTTCAACTCAATGTCTTCCGCGCGGACGTTGCTGCCGCGTTCGAGCGTATTTTTCGCCACCACCACCGGTAAATAGATATCTGGCTTCACGGTAACCGCGAGCTCCCAACTGCTATTGCCTTCACAACGGATGTCATAACGCAGACGCGCTAAATCCAACCGATCGCCTTGGGGCAACGCGACGCTTAACGGGCGTGAGCAAGGGCGAAAACTGCTGACTTCCGCCGGAATGAAGACGTTGAGTTTGCTGTGAAAATTCCGCCAGTTTTTCTGCTGTGCGACCCGATTAATATCGCTGGAGGCGGCCTCAACCGCGCGCTGATAGACCTGTTTGCGCGCGCTGTTAGACGTCATCGGCTTTACCGCCAGCGCCGGGGGAAGGGCGGCAAGCCATAACCACAAAATGCCGCCGAGGCGGAAGATATTTTTCCGCCGGAGAGTCAGGATACTCATAGAAGCCTCGTCGATTCAATTACTTAAAAATTGGCACGCTAATTGCTTAATGCGCGTGATGCGACGAGAACCTTGAGGAGGAAATGATGGGGATTAGTTTTGACAAGGCATTAGGTGTTCATCCTGCCGCACTGCAACTTCGTCTTGCGAGGGCTGAGTTGCTGTCGGCGAACCTTGCCAATGTGGATACCCCGAACTTCCAGGCTAAAGATATTGATTTTGCCCGTGAGATGCAACGTTCACGTTCAGAAAGTGCGTTTGGTCATGCGCCGCAGGTGAAGTATCGCGTGCCTTATCAACCATCCCGCGATGGCAATACCGTTTCGCTGGATGTCGAGCAGGCCGAGTTCTCGAAAAATACGCTGGAGTATCAAACCAGCCTGGCGTTTCTCAATTCGAAAATTTCCGGTCTGAAAAAAGCGATCGAAGGGAAATAACCCATGTCATTCAATGATATTTACCGCGTGTCCGGCTCGGCGATGACCGCCCAAACCGTGCGCCTAAATACTATCGCCAGTAACCTGGCTAACGCGGAATCCCCGGCAGCCTCCGCCGCAGCGGCGTATAAAGCGCGTCGCCCGGTATTCGCGGCGATTTACCAGAACGATGAGTTGATGGGCAACCGTGCGCTCAGCGGCGCGCGCGTTCAGGTAATGGATGTGGTGGAGAGCGGAGGATCGGTGATGCGTCATGAACCGGGCAATCCGTTAGCTAACGCACAAGGAAATGTGTTTTATCCGGACATTAATGTCGTGGAAGAGATGGCCGACATGATGTCGGCGTCACGCAGTTTTGAAACCAACGTTGAGGTGCTCAATAGCGTGAAAAGTATGCAGCAAAATCTTTTGAAACTGGGTGAGGTGTAAGCATGAGCGTAAGTGGCGTACAGAATTCAGCTAACGACAACAGTGCTTACGGCGGCGTCGCCGATAACGGCGGCAGCGATCTTAATGGCCTGTTCTTACAACTGTTGGTGGCGCAGATCCAGAATCAGGACCCGCTTAATCCTACCGATGGCACCGAATATGTCAGCCAACTGGCGCAGATGTCGCAGGTGCAGTCGATGGAGAACATGAGTTCGATGATGAGCCAGAACTCGACGCTGATCGACAACTTGCAAGTGCTTAGCACGGCGGGGCTGGTGGGTAAAAGCGTGATGGTGCAAACCAAT contains the following coding sequences:
- the flgN gene encoding flagellar protein FlgN — encoded protein: MNVESGALAPQDKHQLVKNLLAGITQDSESYHQLSQLLAKQRTAMIACRAQETEQINQQLMAYYAQLSASSRQRAAALRALNLPGDAQGMRFLISRLPQTLAATIGQRWQSLKQAAQTCQTLNERNGLLLTMQQEVMQSVLGDARETHDYLYSR
- the flgM gene encoding flagellar biosynthesis anti-sigma factor FlgM; translation: MMKIDASPVTASRLSLSTSQENPGIASSTRATTPISRNEPETQSSMMLNDAKAELKTLSEVDNDKVNALKTAIREGNYPVDCEQLSHAMREFFAR
- the flgA gene encoding flagellar basal body P-ring formation chaperone FlgA; amino-acid sequence: MSILTLRRKNIFRLGGILWLWLAALPPALAVKPMTSNSARKQVYQRAVEAASSDINRVAQQKNWRNFHSKLNVFIPAEVSSFRPCSRPLSVALPQGDRLDLARLRYDIRCEGNSSWELAVTVKPDIYLPVVVAKNTLERGSNVRAEDIELKKRNITSSRGGYLIDPDEAIGLTVKKRIRDMQVIAPSQLDSPLLVDRGQKVLMIAEQDGVEARMMGEALKKGRKGDMIKVRNLSSKIVVSAVVDQAGVVRMLYAPGQS
- the flgB gene encoding flagellar basal body rod protein FlgB, with the protein product MGISFDKALGVHPAALQLRLARAELLSANLANVDTPNFQAKDIDFAREMQRSRSESAFGHAPQVKYRVPYQPSRDGNTVSLDVEQAEFSKNTLEYQTSLAFLNSKISGLKKAIEGK
- the flgC gene encoding flagellar basal body rod protein FlgC — encoded protein: MSFNDIYRVSGSAMTAQTVRLNTIASNLANAESPAASAAAAYKARRPVFAAIYQNDELMGNRALSGARVQVMDVVESGGSVMRHEPGNPLANAQGNVFYPDINVVEEMADMMSASRSFETNVEVLNSVKSMQQNLLKLGEV